TCTGCGAGCGCCCGGTCTGCGAGCGCCCGGTCGACGGGCGACCGACCGCCCGTCGTCGAGGGCCGTCACGCCGACCCCTCCAGCAGCGAGTCGAGCACCTTCGACTGGGCCGACGCGAGGTGTTCGGCGAACGTGGAGGGGGCGATGTCCAGCCGCTCGGCGACCTCGGTCGCGTTGGCCGAGCGGGGGCGCTCGAAGTAGCCCATCTCCATGGCCGTCTCCAGCACCTCCTGCTGGCGGTCGGTGAGCCGCCCCCGGTCGACGAGGACCATATCGTCGGCCTCGCCGTCGCCGGTGCGGGCCAGCCGGTCGATGCGGACCGACCCGAAGGCGGCGTCGAGGTCGTCGACGGCCGCCCGGACCGTCTCCACGTCCGTCGCGTGGAAGCTCAGCCGGAGCGTGCCTCGCGAGGCGCTCACGTCGGTGACGGGCGCGCCCAGGCGCTCGACGGCCTCGCAGATGCAGTCGCCGCCCTCGCGGGTGAACCGCACCCGTTCCGAGCGGTCGGTCTCGAAGACGACCGATGCCTCGTCGGGGAGGTCCGCCGCCTCGGCGTCGCCCACGAGGTCGAACTCCTCGACGACCTCACCCTCCCCGGCCGTGCTCCACGTGGCCGACCGGCCGATCGTGTCACCGCCGGTCGACGCCGCCACCGGGCAGGCCCCGGCCGCCTCGACCGCCAGCCTGACCTGGATGCCACCTGTCGATTCGACTCCCATGTGCGGCCGGTGGCACGCTCCCCAAAAGAACCCCGTTCGGCGCTCTCAGTGTCCGGGAACCCCCGACGAACACGTTCGTCTGGCTTATGTTGTCACTTCGAATCGAGAACCATCGAGAGGACCGTCCGCTGGGCGGTCGCGAGGTGCTCGCAGGCCGTCGACAGCGCCACGTCGAGTTCCTCGGCGACCTCGCCGGCGTTGGCGCGCTTGGGCGTCTCGAAGTAGCCCATCTCGAAGGCGGTCTCCAGCACCTCCCGCTGGCGGTCGGTCAGCTCGGCCCGGTCGACGGCCACCGGGTCGTGGTCGGCCAGGTCGCAGTCCCGTTCGAGGCCGACGACGGCGACGCCCCCGAACCGCGAGCGCAGCACCTCGACGACCGCCTCCAGCCGGTCGGCGTCGGGCGTGTAGAACGAGAGTCTGAGCCCGTCGTCCGTGGCGGATATATCGTCGAGCGGGTAGCCGTACTCCGAGAGGACGCCGCAGACGCAGGGCGACTCGTCGACGCCGCGCTCGCGGTAGCGGACGCCCTCGTCCCACTCGAAGACCACTTCGAGGTCGTCGTCCGGCGCCGCGCACTCGCGGACCTCCTCGGCGTCCCCCCTGAGGGTGAACTCCTGGACGAGCCGTCCGTCGTCGACGGTGCGCGAGACGGCGTCGACGCGCGCGCCAGCCGTCCGCGCCGCGCGAGCGGGCGTGCAGTGGCCGGGGTCGGTGACACGCATCTCCACCCGGAGCCCCTCGGTCGACATGGGCCCTCCTCCGAACGCCGACCACAAAAGCGTGTCTTCGGGGAAACATGTTCGGGCACCTTCCCCGGTCGGATAACGGCCACAGTGTCGGGAGCAGCGGGGCTGAACGCCCGTAGGCGCTGAAACGTGCGCTCGTGTCCGAACGATGTCGACCCCGAAGGACCGGATGCGGTCGGCTATCGGGCCCGGGACTCGGGGGTGAACGCTTTTACTGTCTGTTTCACTCCGAACCGAACGGAAACCACTGCTACAACTGGTACACGGACTGCTCGTCTCCATCGCGACCGGCACAGGGCATTTGCGGCTGGAGAGCGTACCTGACGGCGATGCCGACGAAAGTGAACTACGAGGACGTGGACGCCGTCGGTGGCGGGCTCCACTTCCTCCGCGACGAACTGGACTGCGAGAACCTCGGCGTCTCCGTGCTGGAGTGCGAGCCGGGCTGGACCGGCAAGCCCCACGACCACGCCGAAGACGGCCAGGAGGAGGTGTACGTCCTCGTCGAGGGCGGAGCCACCGTCACCGTCGGCGGCGAGGACGTGGCGATGGCGCCCGGCGACGCCCTCCGTATCGACCCCGACGAGCGCCGACGGATCGAGAACGGCGACGCCGAGAGCACGTTCGTCCTCGCCGGCGCCCCCTGAACACGTCCCGTCGCGGAACACCGACCCGGTTCGAGGATCGTACCGGATTTAGAGGATTAAAACGCGGAATACTGTAACCGAGCGACTGGTTCGGCAGAAAACCGCTTTCGGACCGAAAATTCCGAGTTGTTCCTCCTCTCGAACTCGAAATAAGATCTACGGAGTTGATCGCGGCTGAAACGCCTTCGAGGGCTTTTGAGGGCCTGACACGCGTCTTTGAACGAACTTTATTTTCTGTGAGAATTATATGTTCCCGTATGTGATATCGAACCCATCATATTTCAATGATTTCGGCGTCGTGCGTATCGGGGGGCGGAAACCGTCGCGGTAGGCGGGTGTTACCGACGCGGGGGTCGGGTGGAACGGTCGCAACGGTGGCGGGCCGGTGGCGGGACGGGGCTCCGGGTTTATTGTCGAAACTCGGTTAGAGGCAGGCGCCTCCCCCCTCGTTCACGGGTGGCGGAACGACACATGAGAC
The window above is part of the Halosimplex rubrum genome. Proteins encoded here:
- a CDS encoding helix-turn-helix domain-containing protein; the encoded protein is MSTEGLRVEMRVTDPGHCTPARAARTAGARVDAVSRTVDDGRLVQEFTLRGDAEEVRECAAPDDDLEVVFEWDEGVRYRERGVDESPCVCGVLSEYGYPLDDISATDDGLRLSFYTPDADRLEAVVEVLRSRFGGVAVVGLERDCDLADHDPVAVDRAELTDRQREVLETAFEMGYFETPKRANAGEVAEELDVALSTACEHLATAQRTVLSMVLDSK
- a CDS encoding cupin domain-containing protein; amino-acid sequence: MPTKVNYEDVDAVGGGLHFLRDELDCENLGVSVLECEPGWTGKPHDHAEDGQEEVYVLVEGGATVTVGGEDVAMAPGDALRIDPDERRRIENGDAESTFVLAGAP
- a CDS encoding helix-turn-helix domain-containing protein, which produces MGVESTGGIQVRLAVEAAGACPVAASTGGDTIGRSATWSTAGEGEVVEEFDLVGDAEAADLPDEASVVFETDRSERVRFTREGGDCICEAVERLGAPVTDVSASRGTLRLSFHATDVETVRAAVDDLDAAFGSVRIDRLARTGDGEADDMVLVDRGRLTDRQQEVLETAMEMGYFERPRSANATEVAERLDIAPSTFAEHLASAQSKVLDSLLEGSA